In a single window of the Delftia tsuruhatensis genome:
- the boxC gene encoding 2,3-epoxybenzoyl-CoA dihydrolase — translation MHPSSPPVDYRTEPGQYRHWSFTVEGAIARLRLDIAEDGGIRPGYKLKLNSYDLGVDIELHDALNRIRFEHPQVRSVIVTSGKDRIFCSGANIFMLGVSSHAWKVNFCKFTNETRNGIEDSSRHSGLKFLAAVNGACAGGGYELALACDDIVLIDDRSSAVSLPEVPLLGVLPGTGGLTRVTDKRHVRHDLADIFCTSVEGVRGQRAVNWRLVDAVAKPAQFDAVVAERAQRLAEGSARPASAQGIRLTRLEREATPDALHYRHVRVEIDRARRTATLTVKAPQGVQPATIEAIVQAGDAWWPLAMGRELDDAILHLRTNELDVGTWLLKTEGEAAAVLAAGEALLAHQDHWLARETLGLLRRSFARLDVSSRTLFALIEPGSCFAGMLAELAFAADRAYMLVLPDDAEHAPRIQLDAFNFGLLPLVNDQSRLQRRFYEEAAPLEAARAATGHALDGDQALALGLVTAAPDDIDWDDEIRIALEERAAMSPDALTGLEANLRFASRENMATRIFGRLSAWQNWIFNRPNAVGDKGALKLYGTGQKAGFDFNRV, via the coding sequence ATGCACCCGTCCAGCCCCCCTGTCGATTACCGCACCGAGCCCGGCCAGTACCGCCACTGGTCGTTCACCGTCGAAGGCGCCATCGCCCGCCTGCGGCTGGACATCGCCGAGGACGGCGGCATCCGGCCCGGCTACAAGCTCAAGCTCAACAGCTACGACCTGGGGGTGGACATCGAGCTGCACGACGCGCTCAACCGCATCCGCTTCGAGCACCCGCAGGTGCGCAGCGTCATCGTCACCAGCGGCAAGGACCGCATCTTCTGCTCGGGCGCCAACATCTTCATGCTGGGGGTCTCCAGCCACGCCTGGAAGGTGAACTTCTGCAAGTTCACGAACGAGACGCGCAACGGCATCGAGGACAGCTCGCGCCACTCGGGCCTGAAGTTCCTGGCCGCCGTCAACGGCGCCTGCGCGGGCGGCGGCTACGAGCTGGCCCTGGCCTGCGACGACATCGTGCTGATCGACGACCGCTCCTCGGCCGTGTCCCTGCCCGAGGTGCCGCTGCTGGGCGTGCTGCCCGGCACGGGCGGCCTGACCCGCGTGACCGACAAGCGCCATGTGCGCCATGACCTGGCCGACATCTTCTGCACCAGTGTGGAAGGCGTGCGCGGCCAGCGCGCCGTGAACTGGCGCCTGGTGGATGCCGTGGCCAAGCCAGCGCAGTTCGACGCCGTGGTGGCCGAGCGCGCGCAGCGCCTGGCCGAAGGCAGCGCGCGCCCGGCCAGCGCACAGGGCATCAGGCTCACGCGCCTGGAACGCGAGGCCACGCCCGATGCCCTGCACTACCGCCATGTGCGGGTGGAGATCGACCGCGCACGGCGCACGGCCACGCTGACCGTGAAGGCGCCGCAGGGTGTGCAGCCGGCCACCATCGAGGCCATCGTGCAGGCCGGCGACGCCTGGTGGCCGCTGGCCATGGGCCGCGAGCTGGACGATGCCATCCTGCACCTGCGCACCAACGAGCTGGACGTGGGCACCTGGCTGCTCAAGACCGAGGGCGAGGCCGCCGCCGTGCTGGCCGCGGGCGAGGCGCTGCTGGCCCACCAGGACCACTGGCTGGCGCGCGAGACCCTGGGCCTGCTGCGCCGCAGCTTTGCGCGGCTGGATGTGTCCTCGCGCACGCTGTTCGCGCTGATCGAGCCCGGCTCCTGCTTCGCGGGCATGCTGGCCGAGCTGGCCTTCGCGGCCGACCGCGCCTACATGCTGGTGCTGCCCGACGATGCCGAACACGCGCCGCGCATCCAGCTGGACGCCTTCAACTTCGGCCTGCTGCCCCTGGTCAACGACCAGTCGCGCCTGCAGCGGCGCTTCTACGAGGAGGCAGCACCGCTGGAAGCCGCGCGCGCCGCCACGGGCCACGCGCTGGACGGCGACCAGGCCCTGGCCCTGGGCCTGGTCACGGCCGCGCCCGACGACATCGACTGGGACGACGAGATCCGCATCGCCCTGGAAGAGCGCGCCGCCATGTCGCCCGACGCGCTCACGGGCCTGGAGGCCAACCTGCGCTTCGCCAGCCGCGAGAACATGGCCACGCGCATCTTCGGGCGCCTGTCGGCCTGGCAGAACTGGATCTTCAACCGCCCCAACGCCGTGGGCGACAAGGGCGCCCTGAAGCTCTACGGCACGGGCCAGAAGGCCGGCTTCGACTTCAACCGCGTGTGA
- a CDS encoding aspartate/glutamate racemase family protein codes for MQQQLQPPRAVGILGGMGPAAGADFVRLFVQACTDHLQRQGRPVLDQAYPEHWLVQLPMPDRTQALRQDPQAPTGPAQHLLQGVGRMAALGVRSVALACNTAHAWHGQLQAQFPQLHVLHIARQAAQHLQAGGARQAVVLATQGTYESGLYDEALGACGITPLLPDAGGRARLMQGIYEGVKQGDMDRAAQCFGAVLAPLLQRHGDVPVVMGCTEIPLALPQAPEARGATLVDPAWILAQALVGDAYGVQ; via the coding sequence ATGCAGCAGCAGCTTCAGCCCCCGCGCGCGGTGGGCATTCTCGGGGGCATGGGCCCGGCCGCAGGCGCGGATTTCGTGCGCCTGTTCGTGCAGGCCTGCACGGACCATCTGCAGCGCCAGGGGCGGCCCGTGCTCGACCAGGCCTATCCCGAGCACTGGCTGGTGCAGCTGCCCATGCCCGACCGCACGCAGGCCCTGCGCCAGGATCCTCAAGCCCCCACGGGCCCGGCCCAGCATCTGCTGCAGGGCGTGGGCCGCATGGCGGCGCTGGGCGTGCGCAGCGTGGCCCTGGCCTGCAACACGGCCCATGCCTGGCATGGGCAGCTGCAGGCGCAGTTCCCGCAGCTGCACGTGCTGCACATCGCACGCCAGGCCGCGCAGCACCTGCAGGCCGGCGGCGCGCGCCAGGCCGTCGTGCTGGCCACGCAGGGCACCTATGAAAGCGGGCTCTACGACGAGGCGCTGGGCGCCTGCGGCATCACGCCGCTGCTGCCCGATGCGGGCGGGCGCGCACGGCTCATGCAGGGCATCTACGAGGGCGTCAAGCAGGGCGACATGGACCGGGCCGCGCAGTGCTTCGGCGCGGTGCTGGCGCCGCTGCTGCAGCGCCACGGCGACGTGCCCGTGGTCATGGGCTGCACCGAGATCCCGCTGGCGCTGCCCCAGGCGCCCGAGGCGCGTGGCGCCACGCTGGTGGACCCGGCCTGGATCCTGGCCCAGGCCCTTGTGGGCGATGCTTACGGGGTTCAGTAA
- a CDS encoding amino acid ABC transporter substrate-binding protein: MRFHTPALCAAIAFASLGAAHADTLTKVRESGRITLAYRESSVPFSYLDNGKPIGMTVEISQAVAEAVKKAVNRPDLKVQWQAVTSQNRMPLLANGTIDLECGSTTNNTVRGKEVAFAINHFYTGTRLLVKKSSGIRNYADLKDRTVAITTGTTNLQVLRKANADKAWGMNIVMAKDHADGFLLVENDRAAAFGMDDILLFGLIPTAKNPGDFEVVADSLQVEPYACMLRKDDPQFKQLVDGVIGDMMKSGAFARLYDKWFMQPIAPRNVALGLPMSEQLQKNLQDLSDKPAF; encoded by the coding sequence ATGCGATTCCACACCCCGGCCCTGTGCGCCGCCATCGCCTTCGCCAGCCTGGGCGCCGCCCATGCCGACACGCTGACCAAGGTGCGCGAAAGCGGCCGCATCACGCTGGCCTACCGAGAGTCCTCCGTGCCCTTCAGCTACCTGGACAACGGCAAGCCCATCGGCATGACCGTGGAGATCTCGCAGGCCGTGGCCGAGGCCGTGAAGAAGGCCGTGAACCGGCCCGACCTCAAGGTGCAGTGGCAGGCCGTGACCTCGCAGAACCGCATGCCGCTGCTGGCCAACGGCACCATCGACCTGGAATGCGGCTCGACCACCAACAACACGGTGCGCGGCAAGGAAGTGGCCTTTGCCATCAACCATTTCTACACGGGCACGCGGCTGCTGGTGAAGAAGAGTTCGGGCATCAGGAATTACGCCGACCTCAAGGACAGGACCGTGGCCATCACCACGGGAACCACCAACCTGCAGGTGCTGCGCAAGGCCAATGCCGACAAGGCCTGGGGCATGAACATCGTCATGGCCAAGGACCATGCGGACGGCTTCCTGCTGGTGGAGAACGACCGCGCCGCGGCCTTCGGCATGGACGACATCCTGCTCTTCGGCCTGATCCCCACGGCCAAGAACCCCGGCGACTTCGAGGTGGTGGCCGACTCGCTGCAGGTAGAGCCCTATGCCTGCATGCTGCGCAAGGACGACCCGCAGTTCAAGCAACTGGTCGATGGCGTGATCGGCGACATGATGAAGTCGGGCGCGTTCGCCAGGCTCTATGACAAGTGGTTCATGCAGCCCATTGCGCCGAGGAACGTGGCCCTGGGCCTGCCGATGAGCGAGCAGTTGCAGAAAAACCTGCAGGACCTCAGCGACAAGCCCGCTTTTTGA
- the boxA gene encoding benzoyl-CoA 2,3-epoxidase subunit BoxA, translating to MTVALVEQGILSQHLIDPEICIRCNTCEATCPVGAITHDDRNYVVRAEQCNGCMDCVSPCPTGAIDNWRKVPLARAYPIAEQLLWDELPAELPPEALAEGADAAQAPPPEDLRQAQAVIAAATRGADGETFRSASWSATVPPWSAAHPYTNLHGPRTPLTATVVGNLNCTEAGFDSETHHIVLDFGSQPFPVLEGQSIAIIPPGTDAQGRPHVARQYSVASARNGERPGYNNLALTVKRVTQDHQGQPVRGVASNYLCDAKIGDRVQVIGPFGHSFLMPNHPQSHIVMICTGTGSAPMRAMTEWRRRLRRSGKFEGGRLMLFFGARTPQELPYFGPLQSLPRDFIDHNLAFSRVAGQPRRYVQDLLRERAADLAALLRDDNAHFYVCGLKSMEEGVVLALRDVAQQAGLDWEQVGARLKREGRLHLETY from the coding sequence ATGACCGTCGCCCTCGTAGAGCAAGGCATCCTGAGCCAGCACCTGATCGATCCCGAGATCTGCATCCGCTGCAACACCTGCGAGGCCACCTGCCCCGTGGGCGCCATCACCCACGACGACCGCAACTACGTGGTCCGGGCCGAGCAGTGCAACGGCTGCATGGACTGCGTCTCGCCCTGCCCCACGGGCGCCATCGACAACTGGCGCAAGGTGCCGCTGGCGCGCGCCTACCCCATCGCCGAGCAGCTGCTGTGGGACGAGCTGCCCGCCGAGCTGCCGCCCGAGGCCCTGGCCGAAGGCGCGGACGCTGCGCAGGCGCCCCCGCCCGAGGACCTGCGCCAGGCCCAGGCCGTGATCGCGGCGGCCACGCGCGGCGCGGATGGCGAGACCTTCCGCAGCGCCAGCTGGAGCGCCACCGTGCCCCCCTGGTCGGCGGCCCATCCCTATACCAACCTGCATGGGCCCAGGACCCCCCTCACGGCCACCGTGGTCGGCAACCTCAACTGCACGGAGGCCGGCTTCGACAGCGAGACCCACCACATCGTGCTGGACTTCGGCAGCCAGCCGTTTCCCGTGCTCGAAGGCCAGTCCATCGCCATCATCCCGCCCGGCACCGATGCCCAGGGCCGCCCGCACGTGGCGCGCCAGTACTCGGTGGCCAGCGCGCGCAATGGCGAGCGGCCCGGCTACAACAACCTCGCGCTGACCGTCAAGCGCGTGACCCAGGACCACCAGGGCCAGCCCGTGCGCGGCGTGGCCAGCAATTACCTGTGCGACGCGAAAATCGGCGACAGGGTGCAGGTCATCGGCCCCTTCGGCCACTCCTTCCTGATGCCCAACCACCCGCAGTCCCACATCGTGATGATCTGCACGGGCACGGGCAGCGCCCCCATGCGCGCCATGACCGAATGGCGCAGGCGACTGCGCAGGAGCGGCAAGTTCGAGGGCGGCCGGCTCATGCTGTTCTTCGGCGCGCGCACGCCCCAGGAACTGCCCTACTTCGGCCCGCTGCAAAGCCTGCCCCGGGACTTCATCGACCACAACCTGGCCTTCTCGCGCGTGGCCGGCCAGCCCCGGCGCTACGTGCAGGATCTGCTGCGCGAGCGCGCGGCCGACCTCGCCGCCCTGCTGCGCGACGACAACGCCCACTTCTACGTCTGCGGGCTCAAGAGCATGGAGGAAGGCGTGGTGCTGGCACTGCGCGACGTGGCGCAGCAAGCCGGGCTGGACTGGGAGCAGGTCGGCGCGCGTCTCAAGCGCGAAGGCCGGCTGCACCTGGAGACTTACTGA
- the boxB gene encoding benzoyl-CoA 2,3-epoxidase subunit BoxB translates to MSAINYSEKIPNNVNLGEDRTLQRALESWQPNFLNWWGDVGPEGSTDYDVYLRTAISVDPQGWAQFGHVKMRDYRWGIFLNPAEAERTVHFGDHLGEKAWQDVPGEHRANLRRIIVTQGDTEPASVEQQRHLGLTAPSMYDLRNLFQVNVEEGRHLWAMVYLLHKHFGRDGREEAEALLERQSGDENNPRILGAFNEKTPDWLSFFMFTYFTDRDGKFQLAALSESAFDPLARTTKFMLTEEAHHMFVGESGVSRVLQRTCQVMNELRTDDVGRLRAAGVIDLPTIQRYLNFHYSVTIDLFGADQSSNAATFYSSGLKGRYEEGKRADDHRLHDQHYKVLEVVDGKLQEKEVPMLNALNEVLRDDYIKDSNAGVGRWNKVMEKAGIDFRLTVPHKAFNRQIGALAGVRMSPDGRVVSPQEWSLREGEWLPTAEDRAFVASLMGRCVEPGRFAGWIAPPVMGINRQPVDFEYVRFN, encoded by the coding sequence ATGAGCGCCATCAACTACAGCGAGAAGATCCCCAACAACGTCAACCTCGGCGAGGACCGCACCCTGCAGCGCGCGCTGGAGAGCTGGCAGCCCAACTTCCTGAACTGGTGGGGCGACGTGGGCCCCGAGGGCTCGACCGACTACGACGTCTACCTGCGCACCGCCATCAGCGTGGACCCCCAGGGCTGGGCCCAGTTCGGCCACGTGAAGATGCGCGACTACCGCTGGGGCATCTTCCTGAACCCGGCCGAGGCCGAGCGCACGGTCCACTTCGGCGACCACCTGGGCGAGAAGGCCTGGCAGGACGTGCCCGGCGAGCACCGCGCCAACCTGCGCCGCATCATCGTCACCCAGGGCGACACCGAGCCGGCCTCGGTCGAGCAGCAGCGCCACCTGGGCCTGACCGCGCCGTCCATGTACGACCTGCGCAACCTGTTCCAGGTCAACGTGGAGGAAGGCCGCCACCTGTGGGCCATGGTCTACCTGCTGCACAAGCACTTCGGCCGCGACGGCCGCGAGGAGGCCGAGGCCCTGCTGGAGCGCCAGTCGGGCGACGAGAACAACCCGCGCATCCTGGGCGCCTTCAACGAGAAGACACCCGACTGGCTGTCCTTCTTCATGTTCACCTACTTCACCGACCGCGACGGCAAGTTCCAGCTCGCCGCCCTGTCCGAAAGCGCCTTCGACCCGCTGGCGCGCACCACCAAGTTCATGCTGACCGAGGAAGCCCACCACATGTTCGTGGGCGAGTCCGGCGTCTCGCGCGTGCTGCAGCGCACCTGCCAGGTGATGAACGAGCTGCGCACCGACGACGTGGGCCGCCTGCGCGCGGCCGGCGTGATCGATCTGCCCACCATCCAGCGCTACCTGAACTTCCACTACAGCGTGACCATCGACCTGTTCGGCGCCGACCAGTCCAGCAACGCCGCCACCTTCTACAGCAGCGGCCTGAAGGGCCGCTACGAGGAAGGCAAGCGCGCCGACGACCACCGCCTGCACGACCAGCACTACAAGGTGCTGGAAGTCGTGGACGGCAAATTGCAGGAAAAGGAGGTGCCCATGCTCAACGCGCTCAACGAGGTGCTGCGCGACGACTACATCAAGGACTCCAACGCAGGCGTGGGCCGCTGGAACAAGGTCATGGAAAAGGCCGGCATCGACTTTCGCCTCACCGTGCCGCACAAGGCCTTCAACCGCCAGATCGGCGCCCTGGCCGGCGTGCGCATGAGCCCCGACGGCCGCGTCGTCAGCCCCCAGGAATGGAGCCTGCGCGAAGGCGAATGGCTGCCCACGGCCGAGGACCGCGCCTTCGTCGCCTCGCTGATGGGCCGCTGCGTGGAGCCCGGCCGGTTCGCGGGCTGGATCGCGCCGCCCGTGATGGGCATCAACCGCCAGCCCGTGGACTTCGAATACGTGCGCTTCAACTGA
- a CDS encoding helix-turn-helix transcriptional regulator, producing MDQFETAALSAGAADSLSEAPRNPVLQSLGERVRSLRARRGLTRRGLAATAEVSERHLANLEYGTGNVSVLVLHHIAQALQCSMAELLGDVTTTSAEWLLIRELLEGRGEDDLRRVRLAAGELLGTAPSDRQRQTRIALIGLRGAGKSTLGRMLAEQLNVPFLELNQEIERVAGCSVRAIHDLYGANAYRRYERRALEEAVQIYSDVVIATPGGIVSDPATFNELLAHCTTVWLKARPEEHMGRVIAQGDTRPMAANPEAMDDLRSILEGRAGFYAKADHVVDTSGQTLEQSFAQLRALFLPAR from the coding sequence ATGGACCAGTTCGAGACGGCAGCCCTGTCCGCCGGGGCGGCGGATTCCCTCTCAGAAGCCCCCAGGAACCCGGTGCTGCAATCGCTGGGCGAGCGCGTGCGCAGCCTGCGCGCCCGCCGGGGCCTGACACGGCGCGGGCTGGCGGCGACGGCCGAGGTGTCCGAGCGCCACCTGGCCAACCTCGAGTACGGCACGGGCAATGTCTCGGTGCTGGTGCTGCACCATATTGCACAGGCCCTGCAATGCTCCATGGCCGAGCTGCTGGGCGACGTGACCACCACCAGCGCCGAATGGCTGCTGATCCGCGAGCTGCTGGAAGGCCGTGGCGAGGACGACCTGCGCCGCGTGCGCCTGGCCGCCGGCGAACTGCTGGGCACGGCCCCCAGCGACCGCCAGCGCCAGACGCGCATCGCGCTGATCGGACTGCGCGGCGCGGGCAAGTCCACGCTGGGGCGCATGCTGGCCGAGCAGCTGAACGTGCCCTTTCTCGAACTCAACCAGGAAATCGAGCGCGTCGCGGGCTGCAGCGTGCGCGCCATCCACGACCTGTACGGCGCCAATGCCTACCGCCGTTACGAGCGCCGCGCGCTGGAGGAGGCCGTGCAGATCTACAGCGACGTGGTCATCGCCACGCCGGGCGGCATCGTCTCGGACCCGGCCACCTTCAACGAGCTGCTGGCGCACTGCACCACGGTCTGGCTCAAGGCCCGGCCCGAGGAGCACATGGGCCGCGTCATCGCCCAGGGCGACACCCGCCCCATGGCCGCCAACCCCGAGGCCATGGACGACCTGCGCAGCATCCTCGAAGGCCGGGCCGGCTTCTATGCCAAGGCCGACCATGTGGTGGACACCAGCGGGCAGACGCTGGAGCAGAGCTTTGCGCAGTTGAGGGCCTTGTTCCTCCCGGCGCGCTGA
- a CDS encoding D-amino acid dehydrogenase, giving the protein MHVCIVGAGIVGLATAWALQRAGHRITVLDRAPGPAQGASGGNGAQLSYSYVQPLADPGIWKMLPRLLLEKDSPLALRLRADPAQWAWGLRFLGACNARASSAGTQALLALAAESRQAFEAMQATESLACDLHTPGKLVLFPSQQGLDCAARQVALQARMGGAPQQVVDAAEAARIEPALAGHARHIAGAVYTPSESAADCRQLCEQLAARLVALGADLRYGTLVRGFERQGDAVAGVHTTAGPVHADHYVLASGWESAAHARPLGLRIPVYPLKGYSITVDASGAPQAAPRVSVTDTSRKVVFARIGDRLRVAGMVEIAGPDTRVDPRRIASLRRSTQEVFADLPLDGDLHPWTGMRPATPTGLPLTGRQRGGPRNLWLQTGHGALGLTLAFGSAQRLVAQMAMA; this is encoded by the coding sequence ATGCATGTCTGCATCGTGGGCGCCGGCATCGTCGGCCTGGCAACGGCCTGGGCGCTGCAGCGGGCCGGCCACCGCATCACCGTGTTGGACCGCGCACCGGGCCCCGCCCAGGGCGCCAGCGGCGGCAATGGCGCGCAACTGAGCTATTCCTACGTGCAGCCGCTGGCCGATCCCGGCATCTGGAAGATGCTGCCCCGCCTGCTGCTGGAAAAGGATTCGCCACTGGCCTTGCGCCTGCGCGCCGACCCCGCGCAATGGGCCTGGGGCCTGCGCTTTCTGGGTGCCTGCAATGCCCGGGCTTCCAGCGCCGGCACGCAGGCCCTGCTGGCGCTGGCCGCCGAAAGCCGCCAGGCCTTCGAGGCCATGCAGGCCACCGAGTCCCTGGCCTGCGATCTGCACACGCCGGGCAAGCTGGTGCTGTTTCCCTCGCAGCAAGGCCTGGACTGCGCCGCCCGCCAGGTCGCACTGCAGGCGCGCATGGGCGGTGCACCGCAACAGGTGGTCGATGCCGCAGAGGCCGCACGCATCGAACCCGCGCTGGCCGGCCATGCGCGGCACATCGCGGGTGCCGTCTACACCCCCAGCGAGAGCGCGGCCGATTGCCGCCAGCTGTGCGAACAGCTCGCCGCCCGGCTCGTGGCACTTGGCGCCGACCTGCGCTATGGCACCCTGGTCCGGGGCTTCGAGCGTCAGGGCGATGCCGTCGCAGGCGTGCACACCACCGCAGGCCCCGTCCACGCCGACCACTACGTGCTGGCCAGCGGCTGGGAAAGCGCGGCCCACGCGCGCCCGCTGGGCCTGCGCATTCCCGTCTACCCGCTCAAGGGCTACAGCATCACCGTCGATGCATCCGGTGCCCCCCAGGCCGCGCCACGTGTCAGCGTCACGGACACATCGCGCAAGGTGGTCTTCGCGCGCATCGGCGACCGCCTGCGTGTGGCCGGCATGGTGGAGATCGCAGGCCCCGACACGCGCGTGGACCCGCGGCGCATCGCCAGCCTGCGCCGCTCCACGCAGGAAGTCTTCGCCGACCTGCCACTGGATGGCGACCTCCACCCCTGGACCGGCATGCGCCCCGCCACGCCCACCGGCCTGCCCCTCACGGGCCGCCAGCGCGGCGGCCCGCGCAACCTGTGGCTGCAGACCGGCCACGGCGCGCTGGGGCTGACACTGGCCTTCGGGTCGGCACAGAGGCTGGTGGCGCAGATGGCCATGGCCTGA
- a CDS encoding benzoate-CoA ligase family protein has translation MIDFAQPFNFAAHLFALNRARPDKIAYIDDHGTLSYGQLEQQARRLASGLRAAGIHREERVLLLMHDRHEWAVAFLGALYAGVVPVAVNTLLTADDYAYMLGHSRAQAVLTCDALLPLLRQALERAPHEVGHVWVAGDEAAARDAGFEPLGPWLAAQAPLAAPAATLGDDPGFWLYSSGSTGKPKGAVHTHANPYWTAQLYGTPVLGLGEDDICFSAAKLYFAYGLGNGLSFPLSVGATVVLMAERPTPEATFARWVQHRPTVFFGAPTGFAGMLASPLLPAREQVSLRMCSSAGEALPAEIAQRFKAHFGADIVDGIGSTEMLHIFLSNRPGDIRYGSTGKPVDGYRVELRGEDGQPVADGEVGDLFIQGPSAALMYWGNRDKTRETFQGGWLKSGDKYVRDADGYYTYAGRSDDMLKVSGIYVSPFEVEATLMQHPAVLEAAVIGKTDADGLTKTKSFVVLKDGHSATEAELKAFVKERLAAYKYPRFIEFVDELPKTATGKIQRFRLREREANVG, from the coding sequence ATGATCGACTTCGCCCAGCCCTTCAACTTCGCCGCGCACCTGTTCGCGCTCAACCGCGCGCGGCCCGACAAGATCGCCTACATCGACGACCATGGCACGCTCAGCTATGGCCAGCTGGAGCAGCAGGCGCGGCGCCTGGCCAGCGGCCTGCGGGCGGCGGGCATCCACCGCGAGGAGCGCGTGCTGCTGCTCATGCACGACCGCCACGAATGGGCCGTGGCCTTCCTGGGCGCGCTGTATGCAGGCGTGGTGCCCGTGGCCGTGAACACCTTGCTCACGGCCGACGACTATGCCTACATGCTGGGCCACAGCCGCGCCCAGGCCGTGCTGACCTGCGATGCGCTGCTGCCCCTGCTGCGCCAGGCCCTGGAGCGTGCGCCGCACGAGGTGGGCCATGTCTGGGTGGCCGGCGACGAGGCGGCGGCGCGCGACGCGGGCTTCGAGCCCCTGGGCCCCTGGCTCGCGGCCCAGGCGCCGCTGGCCGCGCCGGCCGCCACGCTGGGCGATGACCCGGGCTTCTGGCTGTACTCCTCGGGCTCCACCGGCAAGCCCAAGGGGGCGGTGCACACGCATGCCAATCCCTACTGGACGGCCCAGCTCTATGGGACACCCGTGCTGGGCCTGGGCGAGGACGACATCTGCTTTTCGGCCGCCAAGCTCTACTTCGCCTACGGCCTGGGCAACGGCCTGAGCTTTCCGCTGAGCGTGGGCGCCACCGTGGTGCTGATGGCCGAGCGCCCCACGCCCGAGGCCACCTTCGCGCGCTGGGTGCAGCACCGGCCCACGGTGTTCTTCGGCGCGCCCACGGGCTTTGCCGGCATGCTGGCCTCGCCCCTGCTGCCGGCGCGCGAGCAGGTCAGCCTGCGCATGTGTTCCTCGGCCGGCGAGGCCCTGCCGGCCGAGATCGCCCAGCGCTTCAAGGCGCATTTCGGTGCCGACATCGTGGACGGCATCGGCTCCACCGAGATGCTGCACATCTTCCTGTCCAACCGGCCCGGCGACATCCGCTACGGCAGCACCGGCAAGCCCGTGGACGGCTACCGCGTGGAGCTGCGCGGCGAGGACGGCCAGCCCGTGGCCGATGGCGAGGTCGGCGACCTGTTCATCCAGGGCCCCAGCGCCGCCCTCATGTACTGGGGCAACCGCGACAAGACGCGCGAGACCTTCCAGGGCGGCTGGCTCAAGAGCGGCGACAAGTACGTGCGCGACGCCGACGGCTACTACACCTATGCCGGGCGCAGCGACGACATGCTCAAGGTCAGCGGCATCTATGTCTCGCCCTTCGAGGTCGAGGCCACGCTGATGCAGCACCCGGCCGTGCTGGAGGCCGCCGTGATCGGCAAGACCGATGCCGACGGCCTGACCAAGACCAAATCCTTCGTGGTGCTCAAGGATGGCCACAGCGCCACCGAGGCCGAGCTCAAGGCCTTCGTCAAGGAACGCCTGGCCGCCTACAAGTACCCGCGCTTCATCGAGTTCGTGGACGAACTGCCCAAGACCGCGACCGGAAAGATCCAGCGTTTCCGCCTTCGTGAACGCGAGGCCAATGTGGGCTGA